A stretch of the Hydra vulgaris chromosome 09, alternate assembly HydraT2T_AEP genome encodes the following:
- the LOC136084617 gene encoding uncharacterized protein LOC136084617, which produces MPKYDRGLYMREFMKEKRNTEKRIKYLLEECNIVGRGNCVHLDLDIQKIFEVSEDVHRDILMFSITSPENKFCLSKVESNYCDVDDIAFKNSLYSSIDTLTSTKDFLYEWLLKYCIKDDALNALLFHLNKFTPSIPKCWQTLQKSLQKVNVLYVSGGDYIYLAVKSAIDYYISTVGNKEKLDLIVSIDGAPMCNSKKTSIWPILVTINRKGSYAVAIWHGQGKPNNLDECFEDFILEMKKLQTNGYKQLLVTIKAFVCDVSARAFVKCIIGHSGYHSCERCMAVGTQKHGVRLLETTTLLCTDMAFKNNFYKEGHQLESLSPLVQLTFPMVTEFPLDYMHLICLRVVKKLLINWCKGPRCIRISQSVKDSISNELINLRSYTPSNFQHRPRSLNELEKWKATEFRLFCFMLDQLF; this is translated from the coding sequence atgcCTAAATATGACAGAGGCCTATATATGAGAgaatttatgaaagaaaaacgaaatactgaaaaaagaataaaatatctTCTTGAAGAGTGCAATATTGTTGGTAGAGGAAATTGCGTTCATCTAGATTTAGACattcaaaagatttttgaagTTTCTGAAGATGTGCACAGAGATATATTGATGTTTTCAATCACTTCGccagaaaataaattttgtttaagtaaaGTTGAATCTAATTATTGTGATGTTGATGacattgcatttaaaaatagtttatacaGTAGTATTGATACTCTAACttcaacaaaagattttttatatgagTGGTTATTAAAATACTGTATAAAAGATGATGCTTTAAATGCACTTTTATttcacttaaataaatttactccaTCTATACCAAAATGCTGGCAGACATTACAAAAATCTCttcaaaaagttaatgttttatatGTCAGTGGAGGCGATTATATATATCTTGCAGTTAAAAGTGCAATTGATTATTACATATCAACAGTTGGAAATAAGGAAAAGCTTGATCTAATTGTAAGTATTGATGGTGCACCTATGTGCAATAGTAAAAAGACTTCCATTTGGCCTATACTAGTTACAATTAACAGAAAAGGATCCTATGCTGTTGCAATTTGGCATGGTCAGGGAAAACCAAACAATTTGGATGAGTGCTTTGAAGATTTTATTcttgaaatgaaaaaattgcaAACTAATGGGTATAAACAGCTGCTGGTGACTATTAAAGCTTTTGTTTGTGATGTGTCTGCAAGAGCATTTGTTAAATGCATTATAGGGCATAGTGGCTATCATAGCTGTGAAAGATGTATGGCAGTTGGCACACAAAAACATGGCGTAAGATTATTGGAAACGACTACTTTACTTTGTACTGACAtggcttttaaaaataatttttataaagaaggtCACCAGCTTGAGAGTCTTTCTCCACTTGTTCAGTTAACTTTCCCAATGGTAACTGAATTCCCATTAGACTATATGCACCTTATATGTCTTCGAGTAGTTAAAAAACTTCTAATAAACTGGTGTAAAGGTCCCCGATGTATTAGAATAAGTCAATCTGTTAAAGACAGTATTTCAAATGAACTCATAAATTTACGAAGTTATACACCATCCAATTTTCAACATAGACCACGCTCTTTAAATGAACTTGAGAAGTGGAAAGCAACAGAGTTTCGATTATTCTGTTTTATGCTGGACCAGTtgttttaa